agctcagagcctggagcctgcttcagattctgtgtctctctcactctctgctcctccctcgctcatgctctgtctctttctatctctcaaaaataaataaataaataaataaataaataaataaatgttaaaaaaaataaaaacaatctcagTGTCTATAGACAGACAAGTGAAGACATAAGCTCTGGCTTTTCCACTGATAGAAAAAGATGCATTTGTTGAGATGACAATCACAAAGTCTAGCAACATCAAAGAACAGTTTTAGCATGGAAAAATAATGGCAAGTTTGTAATTAGAATTACTGCCATGTTAAATATGTATGAACATGAAGAGAGACTAGAAAGAGAATGTGGAGTTCGGACGTGTTAGATCAACAGGAATATTTCTCTGTTAATTCAATCCTTAATGGTAAACACATTCAAAGATAAATCTACATTGAATAATGAACTGTAAAGAGGGGCATGCATACAAAGCTAATGGTTCTTAGCTTTGCCTGCATATTAAGAAATCTCCTGAAGGTCTCATAAAAATACTGAGACCAGCTCCATCTCCAGAAATACTGATCTATTGGCCTACAGGAGGGCACATGCATCGGTattaaacacaaatcaaaacaaaagtaaacactCCAGGTAATCCTAACACATAGCAGCCGCTGAGTGCAGTTGGGCTAGGTTCTGGCTTCCAGCTCCACATTTTCTAGCCTCCCTACTTCTGATTAGACAAGGAAACAAGCCAGAGAGGGTTTGTGactcacccaaagtcacacagccaatcAATCTGGCTGGCACTGGAATCCAGGGGCCCTCGCTCTGAGTGCTTTCTCCACTACACCATTAGGCCCATGGAGTTGGCTGAGACCCATGGGAATTGAGCAAAGAtacccttttcctcttcttactcCTCTAGTGTGCAAGGAAACAGGTGAACTGGGGAGAGTGGCAGCCACTCCAACAGCCTCCTGCCCACTCTAGCACCACTTGCTTCCTCCCCGAGCAAGTTTCACCAGACTTAGGGGACTCAGGTCTGTGCctgccctcccctgtcccccatccATCACTCTCCACATCTTCTCAAGCACAGGGACTCGGAATCAAACCAGGGGCCCAGAGACCTGAAAACATAGCTGGTGACATCTGTCACATTTGTGATGTTGACTCCAAAGCCAGGAGAGGAGAGGTCAGCAGTTGATTTGGGCGGGAGTTTGGTCACAGTCCTGGGTCTGTCAACGAGTGTGCCCTGGGCTCTGGTGGTGGTAGGAGGAAAGGTGGAAATCTGCAGTTTCCGGGTATGATTCTCATCCGAGGCAGTGCTGTTTAAAGGATCTGCAAGAAAGCACATTGGATAAACAGATGGATAAATTGATGAATGAATTGTCAGGaagtgggtgggtggaaggaaggaaagaaggaacgaaggaaggatgggaggaaggaaggaaggacgtaaggaaggagggagagattgCAGGGTAAATGAAACTGAGGAGGGAAATGAACATGGCCATTCATGAAgcaagttttgtttttgctaagaTTAAAGAATCAGTGTGAGGTCAGCGTGGGtcagagacaggaaaaaagaaagaaggaaggaagaaagagaagaatagaaagagggagaggagaggagggagggaggagggtatggagggagagagagggaacgaaGGGAACTGTCAAGCTACTCCTGTCATTGCAATTGCACTTGCCTGCCTTCACCAGTCCATCTGCCTCCACCTTCTTCAAGAATAATTCCCCAATTACTTGACCTTATACCATTCTCTGCCTTGCAATCACCAGAACCTGTAGCGTATTGCTtttcaaattatcttttattaataGATTGCATATGAACTTTGCATTCCTTAGGCTTAGGATTCCCCAGGTGTTAGGAACTAGaaccttcctccctttcctctccttccttaaTTTCTCCAGTTAACATCTACCGaggccctactgtgtgccaggtgctacATTAGTTGCTAGGGATACAGAGCTGAGAAAGGCACAGGCCATTTTCTCAGGGTGCTCAGAGATGAGCATGGGAGGCAGATAAGTAAACTGGCCACTACTATCCAGTGAGGCCGCATCACCTATGAGAGGGGACCCAAAGTGAGCTCTGGAGCTTTGCTACCCAAAATGGGAGCCATAGGCCAGCCTTAGTGGCAGCATCACCAGTGAGCAGATCAGAAATGCTCAATCTAGGTCCTGCCCTAGACCTATGGTGTCAGAGACTGCTCTTTTGAAATAAGATCCCCAGGTGGTTTGTGCACacagtaaagtttgagaagcactgctttggAAGCACACAGGAAGGCCATCAGATGCACCCTTGGGAAGGAAATAGCAGATCACAGAGGCTTTCCAAAGAAATGACTTCCACGTGGGGACCTACGGAATGAGACTAAGTTATCCAAGTCTACCACTCATCTTTCACTGTACCCCACTTCCTACAATAGCACCCCAAATTAAGCTCTGCTACCCCAAGAGGAATCTCATACATAGAAGGCCCTTCTTACTATTGGACCAAACGCCTTTCAGAGACCTCAGATGAGAGACAAGGAACTTCTGGGAGAAGCCAAGATGCTAGAAATCCTAAGCCACACCCCTGTTGGTGCTACCACCACCACCCATACCCCCACCTGCCCTGGCTTTCCCCATCCTCTTACCCCCCTCCAGGTCACTTACCCTTGATCACCACCACGTGGAAAAGGGGGGACAGGACATCCGGCTCTTTGGAAAGATAGTAGATCACACACCGATACAATCCTGAATCCTCCACTTGAAGATTGGTCATTTGGACGTGCAGGATGGCCTCACTGGGGATGTCTTCTAGGAAGTACCTGCCCTCCCGGACTTGACTAGGATTGCCTGAAGTACTCGTTGTTAAGGCCAGCGTCACAGGCTTC
The sequence above is a segment of the Prionailurus bengalensis isolate Pbe53 chromosome B2, Fcat_Pben_1.1_paternal_pri, whole genome shotgun sequence genome. Coding sequences within it:
- the TREM1 gene encoding triggering receptor expressed on myeloid cells 1 → MKKAGLWGLLWMVFISELQAENEPKEEKFIKEGETLNVNCPFSTEKYSYSQKAWQKLIDGRKPVTLALTTSTSGNPSQVREGRYFLEDIPSEAILHVQMTNLQVEDSGLYRCVIYYLSKEPDVLSPLFHVVVIKDPLNSTASDENHTRKLQISTFPPTTTRAQGTLVDRPRTVTKLPPKSTADLSSPGFGVNITNVTDVTSYVFRVSVTSIIIIVLCGVLSKSLVFTVLLAVTKRSFGP